The DNA segment AAGTTCAAAGCTCTGTCACAAATCATATCTGACCTTATATCCAAAATACGTGCGACATTCATACTTAACAATTAGACAAGAAAAACCCCTTGTCACCATTCTTAAGAACGCCTCGAGTATAAATTCTTGAACTACGATAATCTAAAAAGATATGCAAAAAAATGTTACAGATTGAAAAGAAAGATGAGGATGATGGAAAGAAAAATTTGGATGATGATTAAAGCGGTTTTGCTTGATAAAAGGGTGGTTTTACCAGGTTTTCTGCTTTTGGCAATTGTCTTTATAGAGTTTCTCTTTCTAAACCGAATTTTTCCTGAGCTTGACATACCTGAACACTTTCTATTCGGCTTCGTATTGTCAGAATCCGCAAGCAAGTTAGCAAACGTTATGGGCTTGGATAAGCATCTAATGAGTAAGTTCGATGAAGAAAACCTGCATTACACAGACCTACTAATCCGACTACTTGGATTCCTACTTGTTGGCGGCTTATTATGGGAGTTAAGTGAACGATTTCTTTTTCCTATGTTTGAGGTCCCGTACAACCCGTTCTTTAAGTTGCCAATCACATTGCATAACATTGATGGTGCAATTGATGTGGCCGCTGGAACTTTAGGGTGTATAATGGCTTGGTGCACAAAGAGATTCTGATGTGAGAGCTTGGTCTGAGTCCTTTAAGATTTGTTTTCAAGCTTCTTTGTTGAGAATCGGCACATTATATTTGTTGAATGCTATTTGTATCGGTTTCTATCTGGTCACTGTGGATGCTGGCCATCTGTCTATAAACTTCTAGAAAATTTCTGGCGAATGCATCAGCTAGTTTTTCGGTGCCTCTATGTTTTTCTCCTTGAGTGCGTAAGTGATGATAAAATTCGTGGAGTACAACATGTGGGTTATAAAGAGCATCTTGGTTTGAGAAGTATATTGTCTTCTTTCTAACAACATAACAACCCCGATTTTTCGCGTGACCCTTCGGCATGCCGATTCTCACTTTAGGAGTTTCAACATTGTAGTACCTGCTAAGCTGCTCTAACGCTTCTTCTGGTTTTTTGGATAAGATTAAGTAGACTATTTTCGCTTTAAATGGAAAATGGATTTTCAATATGCGACCGCCATATCATGTTCTAGTGTGAAAGGTCTTTACCGCAGTGGTAGCACTTCTTTCTAAATGCGCTGAAAGACAGGGGTTTACCGCAATATGGACAGCGGAACTTCTCCTTAGACTTTTTTAGCCAATCCTCACCCTCGCCCGCTTCAATTCTCGATAGATTAGCTCTCAAGTCTACGCCGTCTTCTTTTAAGTATGCTTTCGAGAACTTGTCGAATTTTTCGCAATCATGCTCCTTATAGTCGAGGCATTCATAACAAAACTTGAATCCTTTCGCGTTTAAGCATTGGAGGATTTTGCAATCGTTGCCCCAGCATTCAGGAGTCAAAACCTGGCAGCCTTCGCATCGCACTTTCTCTGGAGAACACTTAAAAAAAGCTGCTACTCGTTGACGAAACTTCCCACCGTCTTTATGAGCTCTATAAATTTCACAAGCACCACAATAAAGACCACATCTTCCGACAAGACCAGTGTTAATCAAGGCGAGAACTCCTTTTCAGTGCTTAAAGGAGTCTTCCCTATTCTATGTTTTGGCAGACTGCCATTTACATCGTTATTGTTATATACTTGATGCGTTTTTATGCTTCAGCAGGGGAGCTGGGAACGTTACCCGGCTGAGAAGATGGGTGAAGCCCATCGACCCTTTGAACCTGACCCAGGTAATACTGGCGGAGGGAAAGAAGTTGAGTGAAAGTAAGACTATATTTCAAACAAAGATAATCGCTGAAATAGTTGCTTTTGTTGCTGTTTCAACTGCACTAAGTTACGTAAAGGTATTCAGTCTACCACAAGGAGGCTCGGTAACAGCCGGTTCAATGGTGCCTATTATATGGCTCTCGTTGAGAAGAGGCCCCAAAATGGGTATATTTGCCGGTGCACTCTATGGACTCGTTCAGTTAGTAGTCGAACCTTTTGTCTATCATCCAATGCAGGCGTTGCTCGATTATCCAATAGCCTTTGGAGCCCTCGGACTCACTGGCTTCTTTCAAAGGCGCCCATCTTTGGGCAGAGGGACAACTATTACCATAGACCGGTTAATCACAGTGTTGCTTTGCGTTATTACTTTCTTCCTTTTCAGCTACGAGCTGACGCAATATAAACTACGTGAGACTTTGTTCTTTTCTTGGATTTTTGCGTTTAGTTTCATCTTTCTATTGTGGCTAGAAGACAAAATACGAACCAATAGAAAAGGGGAACAGCAAAGAAATGTTACTCCAGCGCTTATTGGAGCAACTATAGGAATCTTTGGTAGGTTCTTGGCACATTTTGTTTCTGGAATAGTTTTTTTTGGCTCTTATGCTCCTGAGGGAATGAGCCCCATTATTTACTCTGCTATCTATAACGGTGCCTACATAGTACCAGAGCTTCTAGTTAGTGCTTATTTCATATATTTGCTTGCCAAAAGCGGCATGATAGGAATATATAAATGAACAGAAAGCGGTAAGCGTAATGAAACTCAAAACTGGAATCAAAGGGCTTGACGAGTTAATAGGCGGCGGAATCGAGTCTGGTTCGCGAAACATTCTTTATGGACCTGTGGGAGCTGGAAAAACCGTTTTTGCCATGCAGTTTCTTTGGCAAGGACTGCAAGAAGGGGAAACCGTTGCTTTCGACGTTATGGATAAGCCGTTTCCACGGTTGAGAGCATACTTCAAATCTTTTGGATGGAACATAGAACCCTATGAGAAGGCAGGAAAACTGATCGCCATACAAGCCTTTCCCCATTTTGAACCTTACCCAAAAGACCCAAGAGTAATTTACTTCGGTCTGGACAACTTTGAGGAAATGAAACGTATCGATAACTTGCTTTCAGAAAAGAAGGTGACAAGATTCGCAGCTGGAGATTTCAGCGAACAACTCTTCTCCTTATACGATTTGAAGTACATGGAACCTGTGGAAGATTGGACCATCAACTGGTGCCACTTCGACAACATTGTCAACATAGATATAATGACCGAGGCTACGCAGAAAGACGTTGCAACTCAGCGGGCAACCGATCTCGACCTAAACAAATCCCATAACATTTTCTTCTTCAGGTTTAATGAAGAAAAATGTCGCAGAGAACTGCGCATAGTGAAGATAGAAGGCTGCGACCATCCGTTGGAATGGTTGCCTTTCAAAATAACCAGCAAAGGCGTTAAAATGTTGAAAATATAGCTCCTTTGGACACGGTTGAAGTGGGAAAACTCCATACTAACGAGCTTAGAAAACTGCTTAAATGCATAAAGAAACACCCAAAAACCATAATCCCGCCCGCGCCTGGCTTCGACTCAGGCGTTCACACAATAAACGAAAACGAATATCTCGTGGTATCCACAGATCCCTGCATCGGCGTACCGGAGAAATGGTTTGGCTGGCTACTTATACACTATGCAGCATCAGATGTAGCCTTGTTCGGCGCGAAACCAGAATTTTGCACAATAACGCTGACAGGTCCCCCGTCAACGGAAGCGAATACCTTCATAAAAGTTATGAAGCAAATCTGTGCGGCAGCAGAGGAGCTTAACATGACAATTGTAACTGGACACACGGGAACCTATGATGGGCTTTCAACACTTGTTGGAGTGTGCACTGCTTATGGTGTCGTTCACAAAGATAAGCTGATTACTCCAGGAGGCGCCCAAGCTGGAGACCATATACTTTGCACTAAGCAAATTGGTCTCGAAACAGTTGTCAACTTCGCTCTCACACACAGAACCCTTGCAGAGAAACTCTTCACTACCGCTCGAACCCGAGCGCTTCAAAACCTAGTAAACAAGCAAACATGCGTCAAAGAGGCATCTCTTCTCGCTGATCTCGGAGGAGTTCACGCTATGCATGATACCACTGAAGGAGGGCTGGTAGCAGCTTTGAACGAAATGGCTGAAAATTCAAATCTCGGTTTTACTGTGGATTCGGATAAGTTTCCAATTTTGGAAGAGGCACAGATTCTTCGGAAGCACTTTGATCTTTCGCAAAGAGAGCTTCTCTCAATCTCTTCTACTGGCACTCTTCTAGCTGCAGTCGACCCTGAGAAAAGAGAGCAAGCGCTTCGGGAATTGCAAAAACAGGGTATAGAAGCTAGTTTGATAGGTACTTTCACGAAGAATAGAAAACGGGTGATGCGGCAGGTGAGAAAGAAAGTGGATTTTCCGGAAGAGGCTGAGGATCCTTATGCCAAAATAATGTTGTGATAACTTGCTGTATTGCTGATTCATATTTGGTTTTCATAATTCTTTTCTCTCAAGATTCCTACTAGAACACGGTAGCTAAGAGTATGAGGAGCCTTCTTGCTGTTCTTTGCGTTCTCCTTGCTTTCGTCTCAGCGTGTGGATTTGCCATTGCATATTCTGAGACTATCGAACTGCCAGGAGGAAAAAGCGAAATTAGGACTGTAAACCTGAACGAGGGAGACGAATTTTCTGGGCAAGTAATTGTATTGGGCAACGCAATTAACTTCTCTGTTTCCGATCCCGATGGTATGATAATCCTGAACTACACAATTGCTAACCCAACAAACTTTCGATTTACCGCCGCGAAAACAGGCACGTACAGCTTCAGCTTTGAAAACCGGTTCTCAGAAGAAATCAAATCCGTAACTCTCAACTACAACGTGCAACATTACATTTTTGGTTTTCCGCAAGAGTACATTCTCCTTTTTTTCATAGTGGGCCTTGCTATTGTCGGCGTTGTGGTCTTCGTCGCGATGTCACCGAAGCCCTAAAACTGTAATGCTGCAAAAGATTAAAGAAGGAAAACACCGATTTTTCACTTCAGATAAGTTGAAGGATATATGGACAAGATAGAAGAGAACCGAAAGCGGTTGGATAATGCGCAGGGATACAGCGAAGTGTGGGAAATAGTAAAAGACAACGCGAAGGCTGTTTTGAAGCAACAACGGCGAGGAATGATGCTTTTCCTCGATGACATGCCTCTCAGGCTTGGGGCGTACCATCCATTAGGAACAAACAACATAGTTTTAAACCGTGTTCTTGTCCAAATAGTTGAAGCAACCACGAAGTCTAGAAAGCTGTTAAACGCTTTCGTCTATACACTACTACTTCATGAGTACCTTCACGCCTTAGGGTACATCGCGGAAGTTGAAGTGCGACCCCTCGTTTATAGGGTTTCTAAAGCGTGCTTCGGTGAGGAACATGTTGCCACGCGGCTGGCGAAGTCAGGTCCTTGGTCTTTACTGCGGGGGGTCCCGTTGGGTGCTTTGAAGGCGCCAAGACGTGTGATGGAAATTGTGAAGGATTTTGAAAAGACGAATCAGAAATACATAGTTTAGTCGCGATTTCCCGGGTTTGCAGCTTAAAATCGTGAAACGAGGCTCGCTGAGCCGTTAAAGCTACCCAAAATCTTAAAAACGAATCAGCCAATCAAGTGTTTGGATTATGGAGAGAACGGGCTTGGTTTACTGTACTAAATGCGGAGCCAAAAACGAGGACGATGCCAAGGTCTGCGCGGATTGTGGTGCGCCACTGCAAGTATCTCGTCCGGAAAAAAAGTATCGCTCGGACGATGAATGTTTTGGGTCGCGTGAACGCCATCATGTTGAAGATGAATGTTTTGGGTTGCCTCATGGGGGGGCTATAGCGGGGATAATCTTTGGAGTTATGATTGTCTTCTTTGGGCTGGCGATCTTGTTAGGGCTTGCTAATGTATGGATTTACTTGTGGCCACTCATAATAGTTATTGTTGGCATACTGCTTATCGCTGGCGCGCTCTACGGAATGCGGCGCAGACACTAGTCATTTTCCACGCTTTTTCTACCGCAAATTCCGCATTCTTCAATGGGACAAGCGTCGCAAATTTCTTTGTGGTCGAGTTGAGAAAGCAGTATTCTAGTATAAAGCCAAAAAATGCTTAAGGCAATCAGATAAAAATCGACAATGATATTCTGAGTTATTGCGTCGACTCCAACAAGAAGTAGAAGCATACCAAAGATAAAGAAAGTATTCACTGAGAGGTGAATAGAGCTTTTACCCCAGTTAAACAGGTGATACTGAAGCAGCCCACAAGAAACTCCTATGAGACCGATCCAAAAAACCAGGCAATGGTTCAACCAAATTGGTAGATTAGCAAAGAAGTACAGTGCAACTCCAAGGAGAGAAAGAACAGCGCCTAAAATCAATCCCACGCAACCAGCGCAAAAAACTCTGTTGCCCACTCGAAATACGTGAGCACCAAAGTTTCCGCAATTAGGGTGATGCCCACGAAATGCGTACTTTTCCAGCGAACCAGCTGATTCGTGAGCAAACCCTTCCTGCTTTATCTTTCTAAAATGAAACATTTTTGAGCATTTTGAAGGAAATGCGCCAGCAAGAATTCCTAGGACGCAGACAATGCTGAAAACAGTACCGACGAGAGGTTTTCGCCAAGAAACTTCATTTTGTGTTGTTGGCGCCACGTTTGCAAATAAGGCGATGAGGATTAGTCCTAAAAAGGAGAATGTGAGGAAAAATATAGTGGCAAAGTTGTGGTGTGTTCTCAAAACAGTTCCCTTAACGCTTTCAAAAGACCTTGGCTTGCAAGGTAAGCAGCTAGTTCAAGGACTCCAAGAGGGGGAGGAAGATATTCACCCATGACAAACCAATATTCTTTCGGCGGTTCTACGAAAAGAACTCTCATCAAGTGTCCCAGCTTAACTCTAAGCTTTCATGTTCATTACATCTTATTAAAACTGTAAAAAGCTTTCACGGTCGAAAAGACTTTTTGTCTTATAGGAAGCTTGTCTTCTAAGCATGGATTGAAGCTTCAAGAAGATTCTTGCGTGTTCTTTGTTGGGATGGTTTTGACAACATTGAATCTCGCATTTGAGGCGGTGGATTATGATTCAAGTCTCTGTAGAGACCATAAGAGATTGTTAGTGTTGCTTTAGTTATTGAGGTATTAGTGTTCTAAGGCGTTCGACAAACTCGTTGTCTGTGTTTTCTTCAAGTTCAACGTGTTGAAACAGGCCTAGACCAGAGTAGAAGCTTTCGAGTATCTCTTTCTGCACGACTGTTGCCCCTGAATTCAAGTATTCTTGCATTGCTTGACTGAAAGATTCAAGGTTTTCGGCGATTTCGTTTTTCCTTATGGAATAGTTTTGTTCCAAGTATGTGTAAATAACATTAGTTGCTGTGGTCCCGAAAACTCGGTTGAGTGTCTTATCTACCGCTTTGTTGAGCATTTCTTCGTATCTGCTTGTTTTTTTGCAAATCTGTAGGGTCATCTTAGCGATCTCTTTAATTATAGTAAATAAAAGCATATATTACGATTTAATAAACCTTCGTGTCTAAATGTACAACACAAATACAACTGCAGCGAGGATTTTTCAGATGCGTGCATCTCTAGGTTGATGGTTAAACAATGGGAAAAGCTATCAAAAAAGCTGTCAAAAAGCTATCAAACACCAAAAACTAGGAAAACTGAAAACTTCAATGCACAACAGTGGAACAAAGGCTGCACAAACAAGCGTTTTGAGAGCTCCGAAAGAAAGAACATGAACAATCCATTTTTGGCTTCTTCTCGTGAACAAGGTTGAACGCATAGAGGAACACAGTTTTACAACGCTCTAAGACGTTCTCACAAAACTCAATTGTACCGTAGTTTTGTTTGAACAATGGTGAACTTGTTCAGAACATAGGGTTGAACAAATTGAAGAAAACAATAAGATTCATTGCAGATTTCAGAAAATCGGAATTTTGTTCCAGAGTTCAGTTGGGAAAATCAAAAATTTGCGCACGATGTGCGATTTACCCAAAAAAGTGAGGGGGGTGGGATTTGAACCCAACCAACCAACCAACCACGGACGACGACGGACGACGGAACGACCAACGACGGGACAAACGACGGACGACGGTTAATGGACGACGGGAAAAAGGTTAACTATTTTTTTCCTTCCATCTGTGGATAGTAATGGAATAGGAATAAGGAAGGATGGATATAGAGAGAATAGAGTGAGGGGTAAGAAATGCACAAAAACCAGCCAACTCCGCGCAATGTCCGGTATTCTAGAAGCTGAACCTGCCTTGTTTGATTAATGTCTTTCCATCGAGTTCTACAGTGGGCTCTGCAATAGTGGATCTGAAACCCCAATCGCTTTCGTTTTTTCCACCAATCTTAGAGTTGTCACCTATACCTATCGTAGCTGTTCCAAGGACGATGGGGTTGTAGACGAATCCAGTCTTGGCTTTTGGGTTTATACCCAGTGTAAACGTTCCTATCCTGTCTTTGTCTCCCGTTCCTTTCTCCCACATTTCCTTTACTACATCGATGTTCTTACCTCCTTCGAAAGTCACCAACTTACCATCTTTGAAATCCCATCTGACATTGGGGACTAACACACCTGTTGTAGGTTCAGGGACATCAGAAATGAAAGTGCCATCCGCAGTTGCCTCTGAAGGAGCGAGCCGTACTGCCCCGCCAGGCAATCCAACAAAAATAGCTCCCTTTTCTACGTCCTCTTCATCAACTACACCATCATATATGTTGACGGGTCTGTCTGCAAGGTTGAAGGTTAGGTTAGTTCCATTGGGAGCTGTAATGTGTACTCTCTGTGCTTGTTCTAGAAGGCTTCTAAGCTTCTTTCCTAGTCTTCTCATGTCTTCGTATTTCACATCCAAAGCGTCGTAAACATTCTTCTTCCATTCTTGGAAGTTGAACCCATAGGTTTTAGCTCGTTGAGGTGTCACGTGTCCCAACAGTATCTCTGCAGATCGAATCCTCCGTTCAAAGAGTCTATCATAGAAGGGTTTGTCAGCTTTGGAAACTGCATTCCACCTTTCGGCGGAAACCTGCCTTAGTCTCTCGGGCTCTTCTGGGCCTGATATGAAAATACTGGCAGTGGCTATGTCCACCAGTGAAAGCCCAAAGGGGTTAGAAGTCTTAAGATCTTCCAAATCACCATTTAGCAGCCTGTCATAGAAAATCTCATCCGTCCCAAACTCTGTATGAATTTGAGCACCAGCTCGTATACATTCTATAGCTAGGGCTTCTGCCAAATCAAGCGTGTGGCGCCAAGTGAAAATCGTCACCCTATCGCCCTTCCCTATTCGAAGACAAGTCCTTACTACTTGGTTCACAAACGAATGGGTCGACATTTCAACTCCCCTTTATAACCTTCCCAACTTTGCTATAAAGGTTTTACACCCAACCATGCGCTATTTGCAGATTTTGCTTTTATATGGCAAATCTCATAGAATAGTTAATTGTGAACTAGTGGTCCATATGCAGGTGACCTGTTAATGGATACAAGAAGGACTTCAACAAGTGATGGACTCAGCAAAGAACTGGGTTGGGCTGCAAAGCGCGTTTTGGAAGACTTGGTTCTAGTGGGCGACAAAGTCTACATGAAAGGTCTCTCCGGAGACACTCAGAAGTTCATGCAAGAAGAGTCAGCCCGACTGAAGGCGAAATTGCTGCTGGACCCAAGGAAGGCAAAGGTTGGTGAAGAGATTCATATGCAGTTCCATCTCGCCAATGAAGGGAAAATTCCAGTTTTTCTGACCAAGATTGAGGAGATCCTCCCACCAGCCTTTGAGCTGGTTGCCAAGCCTGACTACAGTCACCTTAGTGCAGGTTTTCTCGATTTGAATAAGAGACAGCTCAACCCTTCAGAAACTGAAGATCTCCATCTTGCCTTCATACCTCTAAGTGAAGGTACATTTTCAGCAATGCCAAAGATCAGCTACTTTAATGGAGCAGAACAGCAAATGACTTGTGAGCCCTGCTGTGCAACTGTCGAGATTCTAGAGAATCTACTTCCAGACCGTATCAGAACTGGATACAAAGATCTCGACAACTTACTCCTAGGCGGAATACCTGAAAAATATTCAGTTATCATAACTTCAGTTTCCTGTGATGAAAGGGAATTACTCATCAAGAAATTTCTTGAAACAGCGTTGAAGGCGGGAGAAGTTACTTTCTGCTTCACGATAGACGCTATAGGTGTCAAGGCTTTGGCTGAAAAGTTTCCAGAGAATTTTTTTCTCTTCATCTGCAACCCACAAGCAGGCACAATCATCAAAGATATGCCGAACGTTTACAAACTTAAGGGTGTTGATAATCTGATTGACATCAACATTGCCTTGACTTCCGCTTTACGCAAATTGGATGGTCAGTTTCCTGGAGGGCGAAGGGCATACATCGGGATAATTTCAGACGTTCTCCTGCAACATGGGGCTATTCAGACCAGAAGATGGTTAACTGGGCTTGTCACTGAGTTGAGGTCAAGAGGTTTCACATCTCTCTCGTTGGTGAATCCTTATATGCATAGTTCTGAAGAAGTTCAAGCGATATTAGATCTCTTTGAGGGAGAGATCAGCATCTTCGAAAAGGGAGCTGAAAGATTTTTGCAGATCAAGAAACTCTACAACCAGACCTATTTGGAGAACCAACGACCGATAAGAAAGATGAGGTTAATCAGCGAACATCTGAGAAGAAGAGGCAAATGGCAAAGATACTGAAACGTGCGCACGCGTAAAAAGTAGCCAAAGGTAAAGGCAAGCCTTGATATAAGTCAAGTAGATGGTTCTCAAAGTGTCTTGTATGAAAGTCTAAGGAAAAATCAATGCGCGTGCGTGTGCCATTTAGCTCAAGAATTTAGCGACCGCGTCGACTGATTTCCTAGGACGGGGTTTTGGAGTATGGGTGGGCCATCCAAGTGCGACAGCTGCCATTAGCTTCCAAGGCTTTCCAAGGTGCTTCTTTAAAGCATCAAGCGTGTAGAAAATGTCTCCAATCCATACGGTTCCCAGCCCTAAAGCATATGCTTTCAGAAGCATATTCTGAATCGCAGCGGCTACACTGTGAATCTCAGTCTCCCAGCCTCTCTCTCCAGCATTCCAAACCATTATCACAACCTGAGCCTGCTCCATAATGTCGCAAGACAAGAATGAGGAGCCCATGTTCTCTCGACCGGTTCTTTCGGAAACCATTTCTAGTTCACGTCTGAACAGGTCGGTCAGCTCTTTTTTTGATTTGCCAGTGAGTACAGTGAACCGCCATTGTTGACCATTTTTTGCCGAAGGAGCAAAGGTGGCAGCCTCGATGACTTGCCTCACCAATTCTTCCGGCACATTCTTGTCGAGGTAACTTCGAATACTTCTTCTACCCTTTAATGCTTTGTCCAGGTCCATCTGCCTTTCCTTCTGTGTTCTTTACGGTGGGCAGATTAATCAGTTTTACGCGCGCAATGGTTGTGCTTTTCTATGTTAGCAGTGGAGATGTCTCCCGAGTTTTCCCGCACAACCCCTTTTTTTTCTCGGTGAATATACGAGTTAACGTCTTTCTCCTCTCATGACAAAGTATTTTCTGTATGGTTTGAATCCAACGTTTTGGTATACTCTGATTGCTGGCGGGTTGTCACTCGACGTGTAAATGATTGCGATGGGCATTTTCTCCAAGATTAGTCTGACTAAGTATGATACGACGGATGTAGCATAGCCTTTGTTTCTGTGAGCCTCATGAGTGGCAACTGTAGGTATATGACCTACCCTCTCAGTTAGACGTGCTCTGCCAATGGAAACAAGTTCTCCATCCTCCTTTATTCCAACCCAGTTCACGGTGCTCATTCCCTCAACAATCTGTTCACTGTTGATCTCTCCCCAAAATTCAGTGTAGACCTTCTTCATCATGGCTGCTATTTGTTCAGTGTCAGAGGAATCTAATGGGACTATTGGATGGGTGATGTGAAGCCTTTCTTCACCTTTGCTAAGCATCATAAGCATCAATTCGTGGCTCCAAGTTGGCTTATACTTCCCAAGGACGTATTTCTTATGCTGCTTCAACGACCGTTTCTTGTCTTCAGTATATTTCCATATTGAAGAATTGCTATTCTCGAGATGCTCCAATAAGCAGATTGCGGATATTTGAGAATAGAGAATGTTCTCTTTTAATATTATGAAATTCGAGAGAGTCTATTCCTAACTTACTGAGCCCCAAACTAATGAGCTTTAATTTTCTAGAGGGTTCGGTTCTATATCCTCTCTTGTCATTGTTGGTATCTTGAGTATATGCAGGCTTACTGAAAAAGCTATAATTAACAATGCCATTTGGATAATTAGGATATTAACGACAAAGATAATTGAATAGATTATCGTTGACCACAATAAGGCTATGATAAAAGCTTTGTTTCTAAGTGATATTCCCTTTCCCTCTTTATAGTTCTTTATGTAACTTCCGAACCATCTATTGTTCAACATCCAACGATGTAACCTTTCAGATCCTTTGTAGTAGCATGCAGCAGAAAGCAAGAGAAAGGGTGTAGTGGGTAAAATAGGAATGAAAATTCCGATAGCTCCAAGACCGAGAAATATTGTTCCCGCTACGATGTAGAAACCCTTTTTAAGCTTACTCGAAGTTGTTGCATCCCTTTCTTTAGTCATCGCTCAATCGTATTAGAATTGGTTCTAAGCGTTAAAAAGGAGAAGAAAGGATAAGTTGATTGTTATATTTCTTCAAGCCCTTGAAGGTGTCGTGATGTTCTTTTTCGTCTTGTAGTTGGTTTTACTCAAGTGTCAGCTATCAAAAGCAGTTGGTTGATT comes from the Candidatus Bathyarchaeota archaeon genome and includes:
- a CDS encoding DUF3795 domain-containing protein, producing MINTGLVGRCGLYCGACEIYRAHKDGGKFRQRVAAFFKCSPEKVRCEGCQVLTPECWGNDCKILQCLNAKGFKFCYECLDYKEHDCEKFDKFSKAYLKEDGVDLRANLSRIEAGEGEDWLKKSKEKFRCPYCGKPLSFSAFRKKCYHCGKDLSH
- a CDS encoding energy-coupled thiamine transporter ThiT; its protein translation is MSESKTIFQTKIIAEIVAFVAVSTALSYVKVFSLPQGGSVTAGSMVPIIWLSLRRGPKMGIFAGALYGLVQLVVEPFVYHPMQALLDYPIAFGALGLTGFFQRRPSLGRGTTITIDRLITVLLCVITFFLFSYELTQYKLRETLFFSWIFAFSFIFLLWLEDKIRTNRKGEQQRNVTPALIGATIGIFGRFLAHFVSGIVFFGSYAPEGMSPIIYSAIYNGAYIVPELLVSAYFIYLLAKSGMIGIYK
- a CDS encoding emp24/gp25L/p24 family protein, which gives rise to MRSLLAVLCVLLAFVSACGFAIAYSETIELPGGKSEIRTVNLNEGDEFSGQVIVLGNAINFSVSDPDGMIILNYTIANPTNFRFTAAKTGTYSFSFENRFSEEIKSVTLNYNVQHYIFGFPQEYILLFFIVGLAIVGVVVFVAMSPKP
- a CDS encoding zinc-ribbon domain-containing protein, whose translation is MVYCTKCGAKNEDDAKVCADCGAPLQVSRPEKKYRSDDECFGSRERHHVEDECFGLPHGGAIAGIIFGVMIVFFGLAILLGLANVWIYLWPLIIVIVGILLIAGALYGMRRRH
- a CDS encoding aminopeptidase, with translation MSTHSFVNQVVRTCLRIGKGDRVTIFTWRHTLDLAEALAIECIRAGAQIHTEFGTDEIFYDRLLNGDLEDLKTSNPFGLSLVDIATASIFISGPEEPERLRQVSAERWNAVSKADKPFYDRLFERRIRSAEILLGHVTPQRAKTYGFNFQEWKKNVYDALDVKYEDMRRLGKKLRSLLEQAQRVHITAPNGTNLTFNLADRPVNIYDGVVDEEDVEKGAIFVGLPGGAVRLAPSEATADGTFISDVPEPTTGVLVPNVRWDFKDGKLVTFEGGKNIDVVKEMWEKGTGDKDRIGTFTLGINPKAKTGFVYNPIVLGTATIGIGDNSKIGGKNESDWGFRSTIAEPTVELDGKTLIKQGRFSF
- a CDS encoding nitroreductase family protein encodes the protein MDLDKALKGRRSIRSYLDKNVPEELVRQVIEAATFAPSAKNGQQWRFTVLTGKSKKELTDLFRRELEMVSERTGRENMGSSFLSCDIMEQAQVVIMVWNAGERGWETEIHSVAAAIQNMLLKAYALGLGTVWIGDIFYTLDALKKHLGKPWKLMAAVALGWPTHTPKPRPRKSVDAVAKFLS
- a CDS encoding GNAT family N-acetyltransferase — translated: MKQHKKYVLGKYKPTWSHELMLMMLSKGEERLHITHPIVPLDSSDTEQIAAMMKKVYTEFWGEINSEQIVEGMSTVNWVGIKEDGELVSIGRARLTERVGHIPTVATHEAHRNKGYATSVVSYLVRLILEKMPIAIIYTSSDNPPAIRVYQNVGFKPYRKYFVMRGERR
- a CDS encoding YbaN family protein, producing MTKERDATTSSKLKKGFYIVAGTIFLGLGAIGIFIPILPTTPFLLLSAACYYKGSERLHRWMLNNRWFGSYIKNYKEGKGISLRNKAFIIALLWSTIIYSIIFVVNILIIQMALLIIAFSVSLHILKIPTMTREDIEPNPLEN